Sequence from the Eriocheir sinensis breed Jianghai 21 chromosome 22, ASM2467909v1, whole genome shotgun sequence genome:
tAAGGCTCCCCCCCCCGCGCAAGGCCAGTCCGGGGAGTGTGTATCACTGCTGGATCCTACTCACTGCACCATGTTGGATGTGGTAGGGGGTTCACCAGAAAAGGCAGGCACTGcctgggaattgaacccgggacCTTCCACTTGCCGGGCGGACATGCTAACCGTTACACCACGGTCGCCTCTCGGTGAGAACCCACACACCTCCCCCTAAGGCCCCCCCCCGCAAGGCCAGTCCGGGGAGTGTGTATCGCTGCTGGatcctactcactgcgccatcttggatgtggtagggggttcaccagaaaaggcaggcaccgcccgggaatcgaaccagggACCTTCCGCTTGCCGGGCGGACGTGCTAACCGTTACACCACGGTCGCCTCTCGGTGAGAACCCACACAATGGgtctcaataataataacaatggtgtCTCTTACTACTGCTTGTGAGAAGAGTTACCTTGTGAGAATGTTATACATGCCTGTCTTACAACCTGGGCAGTTGGGCGTGCTAACCGCTGCACCATGATCGGGGGCTTAAAGGACAGCAATTCAAAATGCACAAAATTCTCATGGAAATCTTACTTGAATCTAATGAAAAGTggaaacaaagagggaaggaTTACAAGAGCCAAGAATACTACCAAAACTTGATGAAGGGGACCTAGCATGGGGggttacaaatatatattctccCACCTTTCAACTGCTCCACAGTGTCGGGGTTGGCGCCCCTGACTACgaatctgtgggcctgggttaGAATCCCACCTTGGGCAGTTGGCGttcagcccacccagctgttcattctttcTTGCGCCACTTTCGTGATGGCCGATAAATGGGTGCTTAGGGGAACATGGGAAAGatgaactgtggtaacctggatgttgtACTGGCCATGTGTCAGGTTAAGGTTTTtttcccaccacaggcttaacccctccgctgcgattgccacggatttcgccttcactggtatcctggtaacatatactcccaggtctttctctgcctctgtggtggatagtggagtgtttcccatgtggtattggtatgctggaaatcccctcccaaggtgcatgactttacatttttcttcattgaattgtagcaggcactttttgctccactcctgtagcttctTGTAGTAGGTCTGCATCTATGGGTCTAAGGGCCAATGGaagggagatgagcaccgaggccacgcgcagctgttgCGTATGCATCCGACTTAGGTACTTTTACTTACAATGGCACTCTGTCTCCCTTGACTTTATGATGTTTGGCAGTTACCTGTTTTTAATGTTTAAGAGTATTATTTATGTTTGTGTGAGAGAAttctggaaaaataaaaaaatacatgccCTTGTTCTTTATAATTACCAAAGGAGTTAATCATaatctctttttttccatattaaacCAACTTTGTCTTTACAGGGAATACATCGAGAAGGAGCTGATTGGGTTTGCAAGAGATAACCCCGGAGTTGTTGTTTACGTCAAGCCGCGCCGCCACCGTTCCTCATGCTTAAAGGCAGAGTATTGTAAGTATATGTGCCATGCTGCATCTGAACAGAGAAATGCACCAATAAACACCCTCCTGTTAACACATTAGGTATTGTTTATGTCCCTgctctttaattcttctttattgtcacttgttgttgttgttgatggagtGAAGTATAGCCTTTGTAACAGCACTTCTGTCACTAGTATTTTTCACTATGGGTTATGCTCCTGTATATTAGTTGAACTCTCTCTTTCTGAATTCactgtcttttttttcatatccatatCTGCTAATCTAGGAGACTCTGTTTGGGGTTATATgaattttttgttttcccttgatgccctttcacATATTTCAATAATGATACAGTAAATGAGCACCACAAATTACTAAACATTCTGCATCATGTAATCCACAGTAATTTTTTGAACCACTAACTTTTTAGAAATTATTCCCTGACATCAATAACTTTTGCCAACAGTAGGTTTAGGACTGTGCTTTTATGCCTTTATAGATTCAGATCCTGTGTTTAGAGGATCTTCAGATTTTTGCACATACCAGACCTCACTCAGTAAAATTTTGGCATGTGCTGTGAACCTTTGAGAGCAATTTATAGCACATTAAAGTCTGACATATATTTAGTGAGCAATGATATTTAACTCTCACATGAATATCACTGATGATACTGGTGATAAGAATTGATAACTGCAACGATTACTGATTTTTTTGGCCTTTATAATCAGTGATAGTGAAAATATGATCCTGTTTTtagtgaatggaggagaagagTACATATCGACACACATGAACACCTGCGAGGATGTACAAAAGTGGGTGGAGTACCTGAGGGGCCGCTCGGGATACCCCACCGAGAGGCTGAGGAAGTACCAACACACCGACCACCCCTCCATCCAAGGACCCTGGACCCCCTGGACGCACCAACACCCCAGCCTCAACCTCAAGGACTACCCCTGTGTTAGTGGTCTTgccattttattttttctaaaggaggcaactcaagtaTATATTGCTGCCCCAACAGAGATGATAGTTGAAGTAATACATTCTGTTCAAAATTTCTCTgcttttattcctattattattgctgttaaaAGTAATGTATCAACTCAGAGGCACCTATTACCCCCTAGTATCATTCCCATTTAAACCAAAGGGGATCATTATAGCTTTTAAATGTAAGGTATGAGCTCATAAACTACTTTTACTCTTTATTGTTATGCTCAATGACTAGCCCTGTGTTAGTGgtctcatcacttttttttctaaaggatgcagctcaagggaaaagagagagaaaaaaaaagatacaaaaaaatgcTGTTGTGCTGCTCCCATAGAGATGATGGTTGATGTAATCCACTCTTTTGGTTTCTTCTCTGCATCTATTaccagagccatagaataggagagCTTGCCCAACTTCATCATTTAGGGGAGCTTGGccaacttcatcaaataggagaacttggccaacttcatcaaataggagagcttggccaacttcatcaaataggagagcttggccaacttcatcaaataggagagcttggccaacttcatcaaataggagagcttggccaacttcatcaaataggagaGCTTGGTCAGCTTCATCAAATAGGAGccaacttcatcaaataggagagcttggccaacttcatcaaataggagagcttggccaacttcatcaaataggagagcttggccaacttcatcaaataggagagcttggtcaacttcatcaaataggagagcttggccaacttcatcaaataggagagcagccaacttcatcaaataggagagcttggccaacttcatcaaataggagagcttggtcaacttcatcaaataggagaACTTGAccaacttcatcaaataggagagcttggccaacttcatcaaataggagagcttggccaacttcatcaaataggagagcttggtcaacttcatcaaataggagaACTTGAccaacttcatcaaataggagagcttggccaacttcatcaaataggagagcttggtcaacttcatcaaataggagagcttgaccaacttcatcaaataggagagcttggccaacttcatcaaataggagagcttggccaacttcatcaaataggagaGCTTGGCCAACTTCATCAATAGGAGAGCTTGAccaacttcatcaaataggagaGCTTGGCCACCTTCATCAATAGGAGAGCTTGGGcaacttcatcaaataggagaGCTTGGCCAACTTCATCATATAGGGGAGCTTGGCCAATTTCATCAAATAGGAGAGCTTGGccaacttcatcaaataggagagcttgaccaacttcatcaaataggagagcttggccaacttcatcaaataggagaACTTGAccaacttcatcaaataggagagcttggccaacttcatcaaataggagaACTTGAccaacttcatcaaataggagagcttggccaacttcatcaaataggagagcttggccaacttcatcaaataggagagcttggccaccttcatcaaataggagagcttggccaacttcatcaaataggagaACTTGAccaacttcatcaaataggagagcttgaccaacttcatcaaataggagagcttggccaacttcatcaaataggagagcttgaccaacttcatcaaataggagagcttggccaacttatcaaataggagagcttgaccaacttcatcaaataggagagcttggccaacttatcaaataggagagcttgaccaacttcatcaaataggagaGCTTGGCCAACTTCATCATATAGGGGAGCTTGGCCAATTTCATCAAATGGGAGAGCTTGAccaacttcatcaaataggagaGCTTGGCCAACTTCATCAAACAGGAAAGCTTGAccaacttcatcaaataggagagcttggccaacttcatcaaataggagagcttgaccaacttcatcaaataggagagcttgggcaacttcatcaaataggagagcttggccaacttcatcaataggagagcttggccaacttatcaaataggagagcttgaccaacttcatcaaataggagagcttggccaacttcatcaaataggagagcttggccaacttcatcaaataggagagcttgaccaacttcatcaaataggagagcttgaccaacttcatcaaataggagagcttggccaactttatcaaataggagagcttggcacacttcatcaaataggagagcttggccaacttcatcaaataggagaACTTGAccaacttcatcaaataggagagcttgaccaacttcatcaaataggagagcttggccaacttcatcaaataggagagcttggccaacttcatcaaataggagaGCTTGGCCAACCTCATCAATAGGAGAGCTCGGccaacttcatcaaataggagagctcggccaacttcatcaaataggagaACTTGGCCAACTTCATCAAACAGGAGAGCTTGAccaacttcatcaaataggagaACTTGACCAATTTCATCAAATAGGAGAGCTTGAccaacttcatcaaataggagagcttggccaacttcatcaaatagaagagcttggccaacttcatcaaataggagagcttgaccaacttcatcaaataggagaacttggccaacttcatcaaataggagagcttgactaacttcatcaaataggagaATTTGAccaact
This genomic interval carries:
- the LOC127001939 gene encoding 39S ribosomal protein L43, mitochondrial-like, encoding MSSKTWSLFWGSSFVKAPLQNGVGRYVQQLQRITFKFCKTQGGSKGMREYIEKELIGFARDNPGVVVYVKPRRHRSSCLKAEYLNGGEEYISTHMNTCEDVQKWVEYLRGRSGYPTERLRKYQHTDHPSIQGPWTPWTHQHPSLNLKDYPCEELSATHQTDQTATQKLVELFEQQKLREGAEKTSTTSSSSS